The following coding sequences are from one Xiphias gladius isolate SHS-SW01 ecotype Sanya breed wild chromosome 14, ASM1685928v1, whole genome shotgun sequence window:
- the LOC120798589 gene encoding ras-related protein Rab-3A-like, producing the protein MASANTTYGQKDSSDQNFDYMFKILIIGNSSVGKTSFLFRYADDSFTPAFVSTVGIDFKVKTIYRNDKRIKLQIWDTAGQERYRTITTAYYRGAMGFILMYDITNEESFNAVQDWSTQIKTYSWDNAQVLLVGNKCDMDDERVVAAERGRQLAEQLGFEYFEASAKDNINVKQTFERLVDIICERMAESLDNNDPNVTGAKQGPQLNEQPHRSHQDCAC; encoded by the exons ATGGCGTCTGCAAATACCACATATGGACAGAAGGACTCCTCGGACCAGAACTTTGATTACATGTTTAAAATCCTCATCATCGGCAACAGCAGCGTAGGAAAGACTTCCTTCCTTTTTCGCTATGCAGATGACTCATTCACACCAGCCTTCGTGAGCACAGTGGGCATTGACTTCAAGGTCAAGACCATCTACAGGAACGACAAGAGGATAAAGCTGCAGATCTGG gatACCGCTGGCCAGGAGCGCTACAGGACGATCACCACAGCTTACTACAGGGGAGCCATGGGCTTCATCCTCATGTATGATATAACCAACGAGGAGTCCTTCAACGCCGTGCAAGACTG GTCAACCCAGATCAAGACATACTCATGGGACAATGCTCAGGTGCTCTTGGTGGGGAACAAGTGTGACATGGACGATGAACGAGTAGTGGCTGCAGAGAGGGGCAGGCAGCTGGCAGAACAGCTGG gttttgagtactttgagGCGAGCGCCAAAGACAACATTAACGTGAAGCAGACCTTCGAGCGGCTGGTGGACATCATCTGTGAGAGGATGGCAGAGAGTCTGGACAACAATGACCCAAATGTCACCGGAGCTAAACAGGGGCCACAGCTCAATGAGCAGCCTCATAGGTCCCATCAAGATTGTGCTTGCTAA